The following are encoded together in the Malaya genurostris strain Urasoe2022 chromosome 3, Malgen_1.1, whole genome shotgun sequence genome:
- the LOC131433760 gene encoding uncharacterized protein LOC131433760: MAEKLQMEKVKKRERLFATLERHAQFLEEYNEESQCGQVQCRLDKLEKIWDDFEEIQEEIAKNDENGEYEEEGNRIHALFENQYFELRAALLQKIRPSMQPVFALDTTNGRNINSTGFHTGVRLPQISLPNFDGDYRKWLSFKSTYESLIHESEEISDVQKFHYLKSALKGEAAKLIESLTITGGNYDIAWCTINKRYSNEYLLKKRHFQALIEYPKLDKESATAIHGLVDEFEQRLKILKQLGENTDCWGAMIVHWMCSKLDGQTLQLWEDHAASVDEPTFTILVAFLEKRTRVLEAVSSNASETGNIPKKPNSTKLTVHTATGYNRVATTCPCCGENHYMARCSTFLRLNLKDRLELVNGKRLCSNCFRVGHWVRECTSNYHCRSCGKRHHSLIHPGFSPNDSGTPSNGKEEQFSKKLDMPSSSSNIVTSGSEAEEHQTIEEEAVASYSVGKKGCASNVFLSTVVMAVQDQHGNKQLARALLDNGSQANIMSERLCQILKLKPRLVNIPICGIGQTESRAKQAVRTIISSRVTDFSVGVDFLVLHRVTSELPSASVPVSQWKIPDNLQMADPSFNRSSRIDLLIGAEHFYRFLYERELKRISLGPGLPVLIDTVFGWVVTGKHSDTNRQPINCFVAT, encoded by the coding sequence ATGGCCGAAAAACTGCAAATGGAAAAGGTCAAGAAAAGGGAGCGTTTGTTTGCTACATTGGAacgtcatgctcaatttttggaggaatataatgaAGAATCGCAATGTGGACAGGTTCAGTGTAGATTGGACAAATTGGAGAAAATATGGGACGATTTCGAGGAAATTCAAGAAGAAATTgccaaaaatgatgaaaacggTGAATACGAGGAGGAGGGCAACAGGATACATGCtttatttgaaaatcaatattttgaattaCGAGCAGCTTTGCTTCAGAAAATCAGGCCATCGATGCAGCCCGTGTTCGCACTGGATACTACCAATGGAAGGAACATTAATTCAACGGGTTTTCACACTGGAGTTCGTCTACCCCAAATTTCGTTACCTAATTTCGATGGAGATTACCGAAAATGGCTGTCATTCAAATCTACATATGAATCTTTGATCCATGAATCGGAGGAGATCAGCGACGTCCAAAAGTTTCATTACCTAAAATCAGCTTTGAAAGGGGAAGCTGCGAAACTAATTGAATCGTTGACGATCACTGGAGGTAACTATGACATAGCATGGTGTACTATCAACAAGCGATACTCAAATGAATACTTGCTTAAGAAGAGGCATTTTCAAGCTCTGATAGAGTATCCAAAATTGGATAAAGAATCGGCGACAGCAATTCATGGACTGGTTGACGAATTCGAGCAACGGttgaaaattctcaaacagctGGGAGAAAACACAGACTGTTGGGGCGCGATGATAGTACATTGGATGTGTTCGAAACTTGATGGGCAAACTTTACAACTTTGGGAGGATCATGCTGCATCCGTTGATGAACCAACATTTACGATTTTGGTAGCCTTTTTGGAAAAACGTACCCGAGTATTGGAAGCGGTTTCATCAAATGCATCAGAAACAGGCAACATTCCCAAGAAACCAAATTCAACTAAATTAACTGTTCATACAGCTACTGGATACAATCGGGTCGCAACGACCTGCCCATGTTGTGGAGAAAATCATTACATGGCACGGTGTTCAACTTTTTTGAGATTGAATCTAAAAGACAGGCTAGAACTCGTAAATGGAAAGCGATTGTGTAGCAATTGTTTCCGTGTGGGACATTGGGTGCGTGAGTGTACCTCCAATTATCATTGTAGATCATGTGGAAAAAGGCATCACTCCCTCATTCATCCCGGTTTTTCACCCAATGATAGTGGTACTCCCAGCAATGGCAAAGAAGAACAGTTTTCAAAGAAGCTCGATATGCCGTCTTCATCATCTAACATTGTGACTagtggatcggaagcagaagagcATCAGACAATAGAGGAGGAAGCGGTTGCATCTTACAGTGTTGGTAAAAAGGGGTGCGCATCCAATGTGTTCTTATCTACAGTTGTAATGGCAGTACAGGATCAACATGGCAATAAGCAATTAGCTCGAGCCCTTCTGGATAACGGCTCACAGGCAAACATAATGAGTGAACGTTTgtgtcaaattttaaaattgaaacCGAGATTGGTTAATATCCCTATTTGTGGAATCGGACAAACAGAATCTAGGGCAAAACAAGCTGTGAGAACCATCATCAGTTCCCGAGTGACCGACTTCTCGGTGGGTGTTGACTTTCTGGTTTTACATCGAGTTACTTCGGAGCTACCTTCAGCTAGCGTTCCAGTTTCTCAATGGAAGATTCCCGATAATCTACAAATGGCAGACCCAAGCTTCAATAGAAGCAGTCGAATTGATCTACTGATTGGAGCAGAGCATTTTTACCGGTTTCTCTATGAACGCGAATTAAAACGTATTTCCTTGGGTCCGGGCCTACCGGTTTTGATTGATACGGTATTTGGTTGGGTTGTGACTGGAAAACATTCTGATACTAACAGACAACCCATAAATTGTTTCGTAGCAACATAA